From Candidatus Binatia bacterium, a single genomic window includes:
- a CDS encoding VOC family protein, which yields MKILRMRSWNFHADDLEQMTRFYRDGLGAELRTTHTVAGVKVVRLRAGETGLGLFDASEKRAPRVPHHTFDIEGPDDANELAKELAAKGLKVDEIRVHGEGPGYSVYVIDPSGNRLELSKD from the coding sequence ATGAAGATTTTGCGCATGCGATCGTGGAACTTTCACGCGGACGACCTGGAACAGATGACCCGTTTTTATCGGGACGGGCTCGGCGCCGAGCTACGAACAACGCACACGGTTGCGGGCGTCAAGGTCGTGCGCTTGCGCGCGGGCGAGACCGGCCTAGGTTTATTCGATGCGTCGGAGAAGCGCGCGCCGCGCGTGCCGCACCACACCTTCGATATCGAAGGGCCGGATGATGCCAACGAGCTGGCGAAAGAGCTTGCAGCCAAGGGCCTCAAAGTGGACGAGATCCGCGTGCACGGCGAAGGTCCCGGCTACTCGGTCTATGTGATCGATCCGAGCGGCAATCGACTCGAACTCTCCAAAGATTAG